In the Methylomonas rhizoryzae genome, one interval contains:
- the hypD gene encoding hydrogenase formation protein HypD, producing MKYIDEFRQRDVAQQLAGAIAQTVDPARHYRLMEFCGGHTHAIFRYGVQDLMPANVEFIHGPGCPVCVLPTGRIDNAIQLVREHEVILCTYADLMRVPASERQSLIKAKAAGGDIRMVYSTQDALNIARDNPDRQVVFFAIGFETTTPPTAVAVKQAQAEGLKNFSVFCNHVLTPAAMQAILNAPEPVQIDGFLGPSHVSSVIGSRPYETFAEQYAKPIVIAGFEPLDVMQSALMLIRQLNAGRRQVENEYSRAVTRDGNSKAQALVAEVLELRPQFEWRGLGLIPDSALRIKPQYAEFDAERRFAMPAIKASDVKGCECPAILRGAKKPQDCKLLGTVCTPENPMGSCMVSSEGACAAYWSYGRVRNHSAGKSPNGLALSN from the coding sequence ATGAAATACATCGACGAATTCCGCCAGCGCGACGTTGCCCAACAACTGGCCGGCGCGATTGCCCAAACTGTCGATCCTGCCCGCCATTATCGGCTGATGGAGTTTTGCGGCGGCCATACCCATGCCATTTTCCGTTACGGCGTGCAGGATCTGATGCCGGCCAACGTCGAATTCATCCATGGCCCCGGTTGCCCGGTGTGCGTGCTGCCGACCGGACGGATCGACAACGCCATCCAACTGGTGCGCGAGCACGAGGTGATTTTATGCACCTACGCCGATCTGATGCGGGTTCCGGCCAGCGAGCGGCAAAGTCTGATCAAAGCCAAGGCGGCCGGCGGCGACATCCGCATGGTTTACTCGACTCAAGATGCGCTGAATATCGCCCGCGACAACCCCGACCGCCAAGTGGTGTTTTTCGCCATCGGTTTCGAAACTACAACACCGCCCACCGCCGTTGCCGTCAAGCAAGCGCAGGCCGAAGGATTGAAAAATTTCAGCGTATTCTGCAACCACGTACTGACCCCGGCAGCGATGCAAGCCATCTTGAACGCTCCGGAACCGGTGCAGATCGACGGCTTTCTCGGCCCGTCCCACGTCAGTAGCGTAATCGGTAGCCGGCCCTACGAAACCTTCGCCGAGCAGTACGCCAAACCCATCGTCATCGCCGGCTTCGAACCGCTGGACGTGATGCAATCGGCACTGATGCTGATCCGCCAACTCAATGCTGGCCGGCGTCAGGTCGAAAACGAATACAGCCGCGCCGTCACCCGCGACGGCAACAGCAAAGCCCAGGCGCTGGTCGCTGAAGTATTGGAATTGCGCCCGCAGTTCGAGTGGCGCGGCCTGGGACTGATTCCCGACAGCGCGTTACGCATCAAACCGCAGTACGCCGAATTCGACGCCGAACGCCGTTTCGCGATGCCGGCGATTAAAGCCAGCGACGTCAAAGGCTGCGAATGCCCGGCCATTTTGCGCGGCGCCAAAAAGCCGCAGGATTGCAAATTATTGGGAACCGTCTGCACCCCGGAAAACCCGATGGGCTCGTGCATGGTGTCGTCGGAAGGCGCTTGCGCGGCGTATTGGAGCTATGGCCGGGTCAGAAATCACTCAGCAGGTAAATCGCCAAACGGATTAGCGCTAAGCAACTGA